From a single Ailuropoda melanoleuca isolate Jingjing chromosome 12, ASM200744v2, whole genome shotgun sequence genomic region:
- the ERFL gene encoding ETS domain-containing transcription factor ERF-like encodes MDCSCVSDLLFAPPALPALWTPGFAFPDWAYKPESSPGSRQIQLWHFILELLQKEEYQGVIAWQGDYGEFVIKDPDEVARLWGIRKCKPHMNYDKLSRALRYYYNKRILHKTKGKRFTYKFNFSKVVLVNYPLLDVAAATTGSPLLLTPGPFGGTPGPDAPPLSPETLQTLFSAPRLGEPGARAPLFTPETDKLRLDSPFPFLGSGATGYSKPPGLLGPYSRAFPDYPWNFNPYLTGPFPKLPPSLYPPHFYPNPLASSLGHLPSAGAGGGPTASPLLAAAGEGLGPERPSGLAAAPRLALPGAGGPEAVLGGKDDSDSELEITDVSGCSSDSEGDEGLPVPPKAKASKGGISS; translated from the exons ATGGACTGTAGCTGCGTCTCCGACCTTCTCTTCGCCCCGCCCGCCCTGCCGGCTCTCTGGACCCCCG GGTTTGCCTTCCCGGACTGGGCCTACAAGCCGGAGTCGTCCCCTGGCTCAAGGCAGATCCAGCTGTGGCACTTTATCCTAGAGCTGCTGCAGAAGGAGGAGTACCAGGGGGTCATCGCCTGGCAGGGGGACTACGGGGAATTCGTCATCAAGGACCCCGACGAGGTGGCTCGGCTCTGGGGCATCCGCAAGTGCAAGCCCCACATGAATTATGACAAGCTGAGCCGGGCCCTGcg ctaCTACTACAACAAGCGGATTCTCCATAAGACCAAAGGGAAGAGGTTCACCTACAAGTTCAACTTCAGCAAAGTCGTGCTTGTCAATTACCCACTGTTGGATGTGGCAGCAGCCACCACGGGCTCCCCACTGTTGCTGACCCCTGGTCCCTTTGGGGGCACCCCTGGGCCAGATGCTCCTCCCCTTAGCCCTGAG ACCCTGCAGACCCTGTTCTCGGCCCCTCGCCTGGGAGAGCCAGGGGCCCGGGCGCCCCTGTTCACCCCTGAGACAGACAAGCTGCGTCTGGACAGCCCTTTCCCATTCCTGGGCTCCG GTGCCACCGGCTATTCCAAGCCCCCCGGCCTGCTGGGTCCTTACAGCCGCGCCTTCCCAGACTACCCCTGGAACTTTAACCCGTACCTCACCGGCCCCTTCCCCAAGCTGCCCCCGTCTCTGTACCCCCCGCACTTCTACCCCAACCCTCTGGCCAGTTCTCTGGGCCACCTGCCctcagcaggggcagggggaggccctACAGCTTCACCCCTACTGGCAGCAGCCGGGGAGGGCCTGGGCCCCGAGCGCCCCTCGGGCCTGGCAGCAGCCCCTCGCCTGGCACTGCCGGGAGCTGGGGGTCCAGAGGCTGTGCTCGGCGGGAAGGACGACAGTGACTCGGAGCTGGAGATCACAGACGTCAGTGGCTGCAGCTCTGACAGCGAGGGCGACGAgggcctccctgtgcctcccaaGGCCAAGGCGAGCAAAGGGGGGATCAGCAGCTGA